One region of Helicobacter pylori genomic DNA includes:
- a CDS encoding TRL-like family protein — protein MRLKLTSTCLGVLMSGCASYQPTGALVTMVTMPVSGNDAQYSKEGRASCWSFFSLVATGNCSVEKAAKSGGVTKIKMVSRETNNFLGIVGKYTTIVQGD, from the coding sequence TTGCGTTTGAAGTTAACTAGCACATGCTTGGGCGTTTTGATGAGTGGTTGTGCATCTTATCAACCAACTGGTGCTCTTGTTACCATGGTAACGATGCCAGTTTCTGGGAATGATGCACAATACTCCAAAGAAGGGCGTGCGAGTTGTTGGAGTTTTTTTAGTCTTGTGGCTACCGGCAATTGTTCGGTAGAAAAAGCAGCTAAAAGCGGTGGTGTTACCAAGATTAAAATGGTGAGCCGTGAGACAAACAACTTTTTAGGTATTGTTGGCAAATACACCACGATCGTTCAAGGCGACTAG
- a CDS encoding RidA family protein — protein MKEVIHSTLAPKAIGPYSQAIATNDLVFVSGQLGIDASTGEFKGTDIHSQTTQSMENIKAILKEAGLGMDSVVKTTILLKSLDDFSVVNEIYGSYFKEPYPARATFQVAKLPKDALVEIEAIAIK, from the coding sequence ATGAAAGAAGTCATTCATTCAACGCTAGCCCCAAAAGCGATAGGCCCTTACTCTCAAGCTATCGCTACTAACGATCTTGTTTTTGTCTCTGGGCAATTGGGTATTGATGCAAGCACCGGCGAATTTAAAGGCACGGATATTCATTCTCAAACCACGCAATCAATGGAAAATATCAAAGCGATTTTAAAAGAAGCAGGGTTAGGGATGGATAGCGTGGTTAAAACGACTATTTTATTGAAAAGTTTAGACGATTTTTCGGTGGTGAATGAAATCTATGGGAGTTATTTTAAAGAGCCTTATCCGGCTAGAGCGACCTTTCAAGTGGCTAAACTGCCTAAAGACGCTTTAGTAGAAATTGAAGCGATAGCCATTAAGTAA
- a CDS encoding NAD(P)/FAD-dependent oxidoreductase, whose product MKKEVVVIGGGIVGLSCAYSMHKLGHKVCVIEKSDGANGTSFGNAGLISAFKKAPLSCPGVVLDTLKLMLKNQAPLKFHFGLNLKLYQWILKFMKSANAKSTHRTMALFERYGWLSVDIYHQMLKDGMDFWYKEDGLLMIYTLEESFEKKIKTCDNSGAYKILNVKETKEYMPIVNDNICGSVLLTENAHVDPGEVMRSLQEYLQNAGVEFLCNEEVVDFEFKNNFIDGVITHKEKIQVEKIILATGANPALIKKTKNDFLMMGAKGYSITFKMPEELKPKTSSLFADIFMAMTPRRDTVRITSKLELNTNNALIDKEQIANMKKNLAAFTQPFEMKDAIEWCGFRPLTPNDIPYLGFDKRYKNLIHATGLGWLGITFGPAIGKIIADLSQDGANEKNADIMLFSAFFRD is encoded by the coding sequence ATGAAAAAAGAAGTCGTGGTAATAGGTGGTGGGATTGTAGGGCTTTCTTGCGCGTATTCTATGCATAAATTAGGGCATAAGGTTTGCGTGATTGAAAAAAGCGATGGTGCAAACGGCACTTCTTTTGGGAATGCTGGGCTTATTTCTGCGTTTAAAAAAGCCCCGCTCTCATGCCCTGGTGTGGTGTTAGACACCCTAAAGCTCATGCTCAAAAACCAAGCCCCTTTAAAATTCCATTTTGGGCTTAATTTAAAGCTCTATCAATGGATTTTAAAGTTTATGAAAAGCGCGAACGCCAAATCCACGCACCGCACCATGGCGTTGTTTGAACGCTACGGGTGGCTGAGTGTTGATATATACCATCAAATGCTAAAAGATGGCATGGACTTTTGGTATAAGGAAGATGGGCTTTTAATGATCTACACTTTAGAAGAAAGTTTTGAAAAAAAGATTAAAACTTGCGATAACAGCGGTGCTTATAAGATTTTGAATGTGAAAGAGACCAAAGAATACATGCCTATTGTTAATGACAATATCTGTGGGAGCGTGCTTTTAACCGAAAACGCGCATGTGGATCCGGGCGAAGTGATGCGCTCTTTGCAAGAATATTTACAAAACGCGGGCGTGGAATTTCTTTGTAATGAAGAAGTGGTCGATTTTGAGTTTAAAAATAACTTTATTGATGGCGTTATCACGCACAAGGAAAAAATCCAAGTAGAAAAAATCATTCTAGCCACCGGGGCTAACCCCGCTCTCATTAAAAAAACCAAGAACGATTTTTTAATGATGGGGGCTAAAGGTTATAGCATCACCTTTAAAATGCCTGAAGAATTAAAGCCCAAAACCTCTTCTTTATTCGCAGATATTTTCATGGCAATGACCCCACGAAGAGACACCGTTAGGATCACTTCTAAATTAGAATTAAACACCAACAACGCTCTCATTGATAAAGAGCAAATCGCTAACATGAAAAAGAATTTAGCCGCTTTCACGCAGCCTTTTGAAATGAAAGACGCCATAGAGTGGTGCGGTTTTAGACCCTTAACCCCTAATGATATTCCTTATTTAGGGTTTGACAAACGCTATAAAAACTTAATCCATGCGACAGGGCTAGGGTGGCTTGGTATCACTTTTGGCCCAGCCATTGGTAAAATCATCGCCGATTTAAGCCAAGACGGAGCGAATGAAAAAAATGCCGATATTATGCTTTTTTCTGCATTTTTTAGGGATTAA
- a CDS encoding alanine/glycine:cation symporter family protein produces the protein METIDSVVRLLSNFVWGIPMQILLVGTGLFLTFYLRGLQFSKIFYAIKILFDKESQSKGDISQFSALMLSLGATVGIGSIVGVATAISIAGPGAVFWMWVTGLVGMATKYSEGILAVKYREKGAFGYNGGPMYYIKNGLNMPKLAMAFAIFTIIASIGTGNMTQSNAVSSILSEQANLPSWVSGLLLTLLTAVIVIGGIKSIGKFTSYLAPIMVLLYLIAIIYIIASHFDLAIQAIKLIFEEAFNPKPVVGGASGALVATMIKTGVARGLYSNEAGLGSSAIIAASAQTHHPVRQALVSMLQTFIVTLIVCSATASVILMAPEYNTLLPNGEKLSANLLTLKSTEYFLGSLGAVVIFLTMIFFAYSTIIGWAYYGEKCAEYAFGEKKVKYYRLIFLASVMVGAMAKIDFVWNLADLSNGLMAIPNLIALILLHKVVSSETRWYFSKYSNK, from the coding sequence ATGGAAACGATTGATTCGGTGGTGCGTTTGTTATCTAATTTTGTGTGGGGGATTCCCATGCAAATTTTATTAGTAGGCACCGGCTTGTTTTTAACCTTTTATCTTAGGGGTTTGCAATTCAGTAAGATTTTTTATGCGATCAAAATCCTTTTTGACAAAGAGTCCCAATCTAAGGGCGACATTTCGCAATTTTCTGCTCTCATGCTCTCTTTAGGAGCGACTGTAGGCATTGGGAGTATCGTAGGTGTAGCGACCGCTATTAGCATTGCAGGGCCAGGTGCGGTGTTTTGGATGTGGGTTACCGGGCTTGTTGGCATGGCGACTAAGTATTCTGAGGGGATTTTAGCGGTGAAATACAGGGAAAAAGGGGCGTTTGGATACAACGGAGGGCCTATGTATTACATCAAAAACGGCCTTAACATGCCCAAACTCGCCATGGCGTTTGCGATTTTTACGATTATTGCAAGCATTGGCACCGGTAACATGACGCAATCTAATGCGGTTTCTTCCATTTTAAGCGAACAAGCGAACTTGCCCAGTTGGGTTTCAGGCTTGTTGCTCACTCTTTTAACCGCTGTTATTGTCATAGGGGGGATTAAATCCATTGGTAAATTCACTTCTTACTTGGCTCCTATTATGGTGCTTTTGTATTTGATCGCTATTATTTATATTATTGCTAGCCATTTTGATTTAGCCATTCAAGCGATCAAACTCATTTTTGAAGAAGCCTTTAACCCTAAACCCGTTGTGGGCGGAGCGAGCGGCGCGTTGGTAGCGACGATGATAAAAACGGGCGTGGCTAGAGGGTTGTATTCTAATGAAGCGGGGTTAGGGAGTTCAGCCATTATTGCTGCGAGCGCTCAAACGCACCACCCGGTGCGCCAAGCCCTAGTGTCCATGCTCCAAACTTTTATTGTAACTTTAATAGTGTGTTCGGCAACAGCGAGCGTGATTTTAATGGCTCCAGAATACAACACCTTGCTCCCTAATGGGGAAAAATTAAGCGCTAATTTGCTCACTCTAAAAAGCACGGAGTATTTTCTAGGATCATTAGGGGCAGTGGTGATTTTTTTGACCATGATCTTTTTTGCCTACTCTACGATTATTGGTTGGGCTTATTATGGGGAAAAATGTGCTGAATACGCCTTTGGTGAAAAAAAAGTGAAATATTACCGCTTGATCTTTTTAGCGAGTGTGATGGTGGGGGCTATGGCTAAAATTGATTTTGTGTGGAATTTAGCGGATCTTTCTAACGGGCTTATGGCTATCCCTAATTTGATCGCTTTGATTTTGTTGCATAAGGTGGTTTCTTCAGAAACGCGCTGGTATTTTAGCAAATATTCTAACAAGTAA
- the alr gene encoding alanine racemase, translated as MLKRASFVEVNTASLRHNFSAVKSIVPKDAHIMAVVKANAYGAGAIKASEIFLQEGANYLGVATLDEALELRSHFSKTPILILGYSPNSNASMLIDNDLSAMIFSLEQAEVFSQMALKSQKRLKIHLKIDTGMHRLGLEPNFKSIEIIKKIRALKGLEVEGIFTHLGNADARIKTHAKNQMKAFNAFLEQLLDQKIEFQYRHAYNSAGILSLCNGNENRFLNLYRPGIMLYGFYPSNGMKETCPTILKNVISLKAQIVQIRSVKKGEFIGYGEHFYTNEETLVGVLALGYADGLVRALGNRIQVAINNQLAPLIGKVCMDQCFVKLNNIQAKEGDEVILFGDKSAKANDASEIAALLNTIPYETISTLSKRLERVYI; from the coding sequence ATGTTAAAAAGGGCGAGTTTTGTAGAAGTGAATACCGCTTCTTTAAGGCATAATTTTAGCGCAGTCAAAAGCATTGTCCCTAAAGACGCCCACATCATGGCAGTTGTCAAGGCGAACGCTTATGGGGCAGGGGCCATAAAAGCGAGCGAAATTTTTTTACAAGAAGGGGCTAATTATCTAGGGGTAGCGACCTTAGATGAAGCTTTAGAATTGCGCTCTCATTTCTCTAAAACCCCCATTTTGATTTTAGGTTATAGCCCTAATTCTAACGCTTCCATGCTGATTGATAACGATTTGAGCGCTATGATTTTTAGTCTTGAACAAGCGGAAGTTTTTTCTCAAATGGCTTTAAAATCTCAAAAACGCTTAAAAATTCATCTCAAAATTGATACCGGCATGCACCGCTTGGGATTAGAGCCTAATTTTAAAAGCATAGAAATCATTAAAAAAATCCGCGCTTTAAAGGGCTTGGAGGTGGAAGGGATATTCACGCATTTAGGCAACGCTGATGCTAGGATTAAAACCCATGCTAAAAACCAAATGAAAGCCTTTAACGCTTTTTTAGAGCAGCTTTTGGATCAAAAAATAGAGTTTCAATACCGCCATGCCTACAATTCCGCCGGCATCCTTTCTTTGTGTAATGGGAATGAAAATCGCTTCTTAAATCTCTATCGCCCAGGCATCATGCTCTATGGTTTTTACCCTTCTAATGGAATGAAAGAAACATGCCCAACCATTTTAAAAAATGTTATCAGTTTAAAAGCTCAAATCGTTCAAATCAGAAGCGTTAAAAAAGGCGAATTTATTGGCTATGGCGAGCATTTTTACACCAATGAAGAAACTTTAGTGGGTGTTTTGGCTCTAGGGTATGCAGACGGGTTAGTGCGCGCTTTAGGCAATCGCATTCAAGTAGCGATCAATAACCAACTAGCCCCCCTTATTGGCAAGGTGTGCATGGATCAGTGCTTTGTCAAGCTCAATAATATTCAAGCCAAAGAGGGCGATGAGGTCATCTTGTTTGGGGATAAAAGCGCTAAGGCTAACGACGCAAGCGAAATCGCTGCACTTTTAAACACCATTCCTTATGAAACCATCAGCACCCTATCCAAACGCTTGGAGCGCGTTTATATTTAA
- a CDS encoding amino acid ABC transporter substrate-binding protein → MKKVLFLFLLVISFLGGFLNASSLYERLVNKETISVGTEGIYPPFTYHNKEGKLTGYDVEVARELAKELGVKIKFNETSWDIMLTGLKSGRFDMVANQVSLTTKKRQATFDKSLPYSYSGTIMLVRKDENRIKDIKDIKGLRAANTLSSTYGEIAFKYDAQIVSVDSMAQALLLVAQKRADLTLNSSLAILNYLNTHKNNPFKIAWESKEKDGGASFVINKHQEKALELINQAMQRLIDRGVLKRLGEQFFGKDVSQP, encoded by the coding sequence ATGAAAAAAGTTTTATTTCTCTTTTTACTGGTAATAAGCTTTTTGGGGGGTTTTTTGAACGCTTCGAGCTTGTATGAAAGGCTTGTTAATAAAGAAACGATCAGCGTTGGCACAGAAGGCATTTACCCCCCTTTCACTTACCACAATAAAGAAGGCAAGCTCACCGGCTATGATGTGGAAGTGGCTAGGGAGTTGGCTAAAGAGCTTGGCGTGAAAATCAAATTCAACGAAACTTCATGGGATATTATGCTTACAGGCTTGAAATCGGGGCGTTTTGATATGGTCGCTAACCAAGTGAGTTTGACGACTAAAAAACGCCAAGCGACTTTTGATAAAAGCTTGCCCTATAGCTATTCAGGAACGATCATGCTGGTTAGAAAAGATGAAAACCGCATTAAAGACATTAAAGACATTAAAGGTTTGAGAGCGGCTAACACTTTAAGCTCCACTTATGGGGAAATCGCTTTCAAATACGACGCTCAAATCGTTTCGGTGGATTCTATGGCGCAAGCTTTGTTGTTGGTGGCGCAAAAACGAGCCGATTTGACCTTAAATAGTTCTTTAGCGATCTTAAACTACCTAAACACTCACAAAAACAACCCCTTTAAAATCGCATGGGAGTCCAAAGAAAAAGATGGGGGCGCTTCCTTTGTCATCAACAAGCACCAAGAAAAAGCCTTAGAGCTTATCAACCAGGCGATGCAAAGATTGATAGATAGGGGGGTTTTAAAACGCTTAGGCGAACAATTTTTTGGAAAAGATGTCAGCCAGCCATAA
- a CDS encoding amino acid ABC transporter permease, which yields MSASHNLSLFFESLDLSKERLELLLEAFYPMLKAAFCISLPLAIISFILGLFIAVLVALIKIAPPKHFIHKALLAGVNFYVSLIRGTPLLVQIVVVFYGLPALRVYIDPIPAGIIAFSFNVGAYASETLRASFLSVPKDQWDSSLSLGLNYLQTFWHVIFFQALKVATPSLSNTFISLFKETSLASVVTIAEVFRIAQQKANASYDFLPIYLEAALIYWLFCLILEVIQKRMEKILN from the coding sequence ATGTCAGCCAGCCATAATTTGTCTTTGTTTTTTGAATCTTTAGATTTGAGCAAGGAGCGTTTGGAATTATTATTAGAGGCTTTCTACCCCATGCTAAAAGCCGCTTTTTGCATTTCTTTGCCTTTAGCGATCATTTCTTTCATTTTGGGCTTATTCATTGCGGTTTTGGTGGCTCTCATTAAGATCGCGCCCCCTAAACATTTCATTCATAAGGCTTTATTAGCGGGCGTGAATTTCTATGTTTCGCTCATTAGAGGCACGCCTTTATTGGTCCAAATCGTGGTGGTGTTTTATGGTTTGCCCGCCCTTAGAGTCTATATTGATCCGATCCCGGCAGGCATTATTGCCTTTTCTTTTAATGTGGGGGCATACGCTTCAGAGACTTTGAGGGCGAGCTTTCTTTCTGTCCCTAAAGATCAATGGGATTCAAGCTTGAGCTTGGGCTTGAATTACTTGCAAACCTTTTGGCATGTCATCTTTTTTCAAGCGCTCAAAGTCGCCACGCCCAGCCTGAGTAACACTTTCATCAGCCTTTTTAAAGAAACTTCTTTAGCTTCGGTGGTAACGATCGCAGAGGTTTTTAGAATCGCGCAGCAAAAAGCGAACGCCAGCTATGACTTTTTGCCTATTTACTTGGAAGCCGCTTTGATTTACTGGCTTTTTTGCTTGATTTTAGAAGTGATCCAAAAGCGCATGGAAAAAATCTTAAATTAA
- a CDS encoding DUF262 domain-containing protein, with protein sequence MGVFLDNSIKNVVDELNVRYFLPDIQREYVWLKKADEKKIEQLFDSILRGYPIGSFLFWKLQKEDIAKSDEQDENKLNFQLYQFITNYDERKPHNEKMRIEQIVRDELFIVLDGQQRLTSLYIGLKGNS encoded by the coding sequence ATGGGTGTGTTTTTGGATAATAGCATTAAAAATGTGGTAGATGAATTGAATGTTCGTTATTTTTTGCCTGACATTCAGCGTGAATATGTGTGGCTCAAAAAAGCCGATGAAAAAAAGATAGAGCAACTTTTTGACTCCATTCTTAGGGGCTATCCTATTGGCTCTTTTTTATTTTGGAAATTACAAAAGGAAGATATAGCCAAGAGCGACGAACAAGACGAGAATAAACTCAATTTCCAACTCTATCAATTCATTACAAATTACGATGAGCGAAAGCCTCACAATGAAAAAATGCGTATTGAACAAATCGTGCGTGATGAGTTGTTTATTGTCCTGGATGGCCAACAGCGCTTAACCTCGCTTTATATTGGGCTTAAAGGCAACTCTTAA